One Camelina sativa cultivar DH55 chromosome 3, Cs, whole genome shotgun sequence genomic window carries:
- the LOC104776859 gene encoding uncharacterized protein LOC104776859 isoform X1, whose translation MFNKLSSMAYGSFGVSSKALVFCRPCYGSFRDLPFSLRASTIGHCGCVGAIAAPRNVVKPRKEESRDFSGARKSNKDKSMPWKKMDANEFGIQRSMIPDSTRMVLNKLKKKGFQVYLVGGCVRDLILDRIPKDFDVITTAELKEVRKVFPSCQIVGRRFPICHVYVDDIIIEVSSFSTSARTGKAPNKNLRKPAGCNERDYIRWKNCLQRDFTVNGLMFDPSENVVYDYIGGVEDLRNSKVRTVSAAKLSFVEDTARILRAIRIAARLGFSLTKDVAISVKELSSSLLRLDPSRIRMEINYMLAYGSAEASLRLLWRFGLMEILLPIQASYLVSQGFRRRDGRSNMLLSLFRNLDRLVAPDRPCHEFLWIGILAFHKALVDKPRDPTVVACFCLAIYSELSLAEAIKIARSNSKPHNSNFRELSGHEKDIIDSDSKLAQQVLNLAESIRSAARKLNDRDYIANAMSQYPQAPDSDMVFMSRPVLERVEKMFGNVRSKGSQETDGVPSLERRIDYKSLALGDFHETRRVFARIVFDTVYPPT comes from the exons ATGTTCAATAAGCTTTCTTCAATGGCGTATGGTTCTTTCGGCGTCTCATCAAAAGCTTTAGTCTTCTGCCGTCCTTGCTATGGCTCCTTTAGAGATCTACCTTTCTCCCTCCGAGCGTCTACA ATTGGGCATTGCGGATGTGTTGGAGCTATCGCCGCACCTAGAAATGTAGTGAAACCACGCAAGGAAGAGAGCCGTG ATTTTAGTGGAGCAAGGAAGAGTAATAAGGATAAATCGATGCCGTGGAAGAAGATGGATGCTAATGAATTTGGTATTCAAAGGTCAATGATCCCAGATTCTACTCGGATGGTTCTCAATAAACTCAAGAAGAAAG GATTTCAAGTTTACCTAGTTGGAGGTTGTGTTCGGGATCTTATTCTAGATAGAATCCCCAAGGATTTTGATGTTATCACTACAGCCGAACTAAAGGAG GTACGGAAAGTATTTCCCAGCTGTCAAATTGTTGGAAGACGATTTCCCATTTGTcatgtttatgttgatgacattatcATAGAG GTGTCAAGTTTTAGTACTTCAGCAAGGACTGGTAAAGCGCCCAATAAAAACTTGAGGAAGCCTGCGGGCTGCAATGAGCGTGATTATATCCGTTGGAAGAATTGCTTACAGCGTGATTTTACAGTCAACGG GTTGATGTTTGATCCATCGGAGAATGTAGTGTATGATTATATAGGAGGAGTTGAAGATTTAAGGAATTCTAAA GTGAGAACAGTATCTGCGGCGAAGCTTTCATTTGTCGAAGATACAG CTCGCATTTTACGTGCAATTAGGATTGCAGCGAGGTTAGGATTCAGCTTGACCAAAGACGTTGCTATTTCTGTGAAGGAGCTTTCTTCTTCATTGCTGAGACTTGACCCT TCAAGGATTCGTATGGAAATCAATTATATGCTGGCGTATGGGTCTGCAGAAGCTTCTTTACGCTTATTATGGAGATTTGGGCTCATGGAAATTCTTCTACCTATCCAG GCATCTTATCTTGTTTCCCAAGGGTTTCGGAGGCGTGATGGAAGGTCCAACATGCTTCTG TCGTTATTTCGCAACCTTGACCGACTTGTAGCACCTGATCGTCCATGCCACGAGTTCCTCTG GATTGGGATCTTAGCATTCCACAAAGCATTGGTTGATAAGCCTCGGGATCCCACGGTAGTAGCTTGCTTCTGTCTTGCCATCTACAGTGAACTATCTTTAGCAGAAGCCATCAAAATTGCAAGGAGCAACTCTAAACCGCACAACTCAAACTTCCGAGAACTGTCCGGTCATGAGAAAGACATTATTGACTCAGACAGTAAACTAGCGCAGCAGGTCTTGAACTTAGCAGAGTCTATAAGATCAGCTGCACGTAAACTGAATGATCGAGATTACATAGCTAACGCAATGAGCCAATACCCGCAAGCACCGGACTCTGATATG GTTTTCATGTCAAGACCTGTGTTGGAGAGAGTGGAGAAAATGTTTGGAAATGTAAGAAGCAAGGGAAGCCAAGAGACAGATGGTGTCCCAAGTTTAGAGCGTAGGATAGATTACAAGTCTCTTGCTCTTGGAGACTTTCACGAAACACGTCGTGTATTTGCTAGGATTGTATTTGATACCGTTTACCCTCCAACTTAA
- the LOC104776859 gene encoding uncharacterized protein LOC104776859 isoform X2: MFNKLSSMAYGSFGVSSKALVFCRPCYGSFRDLPFSLRASTIGHCGCVGAIAAPRNVVKPRKEESRDFSGARKSNKDKSMPWKKMDANEFGIQRSMIPDSTRMVLNKLKKKGFQVYLVGGCVRDLILDRIPKDFDVITTAELKEVRKVFPSCQIVGRRFPICHVYVDDIIIEVSSFSTSARTGKAPNKNLRKPAGCNERDYIRWKNCLQRDFTVNGLMFDPSENVVYDYIGGVEDLRNSKVRTVSAAKLSFVEDTARILRAIRIAARLGFSLTKDVAISVKELSSSLLRLDPSRIRMEINYMLAYGSAEASLRLLWRFGLMEILLPIQSLFRNLDRLVAPDRPCHEFLWIGILAFHKALVDKPRDPTVVACFCLAIYSELSLAEAIKIARSNSKPHNSNFRELSGHEKDIIDSDSKLAQQVLNLAESIRSAARKLNDRDYIANAMSQYPQAPDSDMVFMSRPVLERVEKMFGNVRSKGSQETDGVPSLERRIDYKSLALGDFHETRRVFARIVFDTVYPPT; the protein is encoded by the exons ATGTTCAATAAGCTTTCTTCAATGGCGTATGGTTCTTTCGGCGTCTCATCAAAAGCTTTAGTCTTCTGCCGTCCTTGCTATGGCTCCTTTAGAGATCTACCTTTCTCCCTCCGAGCGTCTACA ATTGGGCATTGCGGATGTGTTGGAGCTATCGCCGCACCTAGAAATGTAGTGAAACCACGCAAGGAAGAGAGCCGTG ATTTTAGTGGAGCAAGGAAGAGTAATAAGGATAAATCGATGCCGTGGAAGAAGATGGATGCTAATGAATTTGGTATTCAAAGGTCAATGATCCCAGATTCTACTCGGATGGTTCTCAATAAACTCAAGAAGAAAG GATTTCAAGTTTACCTAGTTGGAGGTTGTGTTCGGGATCTTATTCTAGATAGAATCCCCAAGGATTTTGATGTTATCACTACAGCCGAACTAAAGGAG GTACGGAAAGTATTTCCCAGCTGTCAAATTGTTGGAAGACGATTTCCCATTTGTcatgtttatgttgatgacattatcATAGAG GTGTCAAGTTTTAGTACTTCAGCAAGGACTGGTAAAGCGCCCAATAAAAACTTGAGGAAGCCTGCGGGCTGCAATGAGCGTGATTATATCCGTTGGAAGAATTGCTTACAGCGTGATTTTACAGTCAACGG GTTGATGTTTGATCCATCGGAGAATGTAGTGTATGATTATATAGGAGGAGTTGAAGATTTAAGGAATTCTAAA GTGAGAACAGTATCTGCGGCGAAGCTTTCATTTGTCGAAGATACAG CTCGCATTTTACGTGCAATTAGGATTGCAGCGAGGTTAGGATTCAGCTTGACCAAAGACGTTGCTATTTCTGTGAAGGAGCTTTCTTCTTCATTGCTGAGACTTGACCCT TCAAGGATTCGTATGGAAATCAATTATATGCTGGCGTATGGGTCTGCAGAAGCTTCTTTACGCTTATTATGGAGATTTGGGCTCATGGAAATTCTTCTACCTATCCAG TCGTTATTTCGCAACCTTGACCGACTTGTAGCACCTGATCGTCCATGCCACGAGTTCCTCTG GATTGGGATCTTAGCATTCCACAAAGCATTGGTTGATAAGCCTCGGGATCCCACGGTAGTAGCTTGCTTCTGTCTTGCCATCTACAGTGAACTATCTTTAGCAGAAGCCATCAAAATTGCAAGGAGCAACTCTAAACCGCACAACTCAAACTTCCGAGAACTGTCCGGTCATGAGAAAGACATTATTGACTCAGACAGTAAACTAGCGCAGCAGGTCTTGAACTTAGCAGAGTCTATAAGATCAGCTGCACGTAAACTGAATGATCGAGATTACATAGCTAACGCAATGAGCCAATACCCGCAAGCACCGGACTCTGATATG GTTTTCATGTCAAGACCTGTGTTGGAGAGAGTGGAGAAAATGTTTGGAAATGTAAGAAGCAAGGGAAGCCAAGAGACAGATGGTGTCCCAAGTTTAGAGCGTAGGATAGATTACAAGTCTCTTGCTCTTGGAGACTTTCACGAAACACGTCGTGTATTTGCTAGGATTGTATTTGATACCGTTTACCCTCCAACTTAA
- the LOC104776861 gene encoding protein NEOXANTHIN-DEFICIENT 1-like isoform X2 gives MSAKVSSSLHQSMDVDERSISSGYAKPPWIFKGSALYQIHLVKAATARAFIPKEFRLVEAFGYTLGGFFLASYDDSPAGAFDELVIIAGIVWNPPTSCAWAARVLVNSDEACHHGRKEVGLPSQVARFSKITAVPKRKRNRAFGFLDTFGLGTTLAHPEDLVEVKVSEVAAAASADICNIQIRSDETKVGNWMGPAIKMALPSFSGNTKYNSNLLKYSCHLHCRVRPVRPAVVSGALEDETEILSECKQTSQGMLENERRLSIAVMLSKPIIALQFKCLTMQVEAPVVIYPSK, from the exons ATGTCTGCTAAGGTTTCGTCTAGCTTGCATCAATCCATGGACGTTGATGAAAGGAGCATTTCATCTGGCTATGCCAAGCCTCCTTGGATTTTCAAAGGAAG TGCGTTGTACCAAATTCATCTTGTGAAGGCTGCGACAGCTCGAGCATTCATCCCCAAGGAGTTTCGACTAGTTGAAGCTTTTGG ATACACTCTTGGTGGGTTTTTCCTTGCTAGCTACGATGATAGCCCCGCTGGTGCCTTTGATGAG CTTGTCATAATTGCAGGGATTGTATGGAACCCTCCTACATCATGCGC ATGGGCTGCGAGGGTGCTTGTGAACAGCGATGAGGCTTGTCATCATGGACGCAAG GAAGTAGGACTCCCAAGCCAAGTTGCAAGATTTTCAAAA ATCACTGCAGTTCCAAAGCGAAAAAGGAACAGAGCTTTTGGTTTCTTGGACACATTTGGGTTGGGAACTACTCTGGCTCATCCTGAGGATTTGGTGGAGGTTAAAGTTAGTGaagttgctgctgctgcttctgcaGATATCTGTAACATCCAAATTAGATCAGACG AGACCAAAGTCGGAAACTGGATGGGACCTGCAATCAAAATGGCTCTCCCGAGTTTTAG TGGCAATACAAAGTACAACTCAAACCTGCTCAAATACTCATGCCACCTCCACTGCAG GGTGAGGCCGGTGAGACCTGCAGTTGTATCAGGAGCTTTGGAAGATGAGACAGAAATTTTGTCAGAATGTAAACAGACATCACAAGGGATGCTTGAAAATGAAAGGCGGTTAAGCATAGCTGTGATGCTATCGAAACCAATTATAGCTCTTCAGTTCAAATGCTTAACAATGCAAGTAGAAGCTCCTGTTGTAATCTACCCTTCAAAGTAA
- the LOC104776861 gene encoding protein NEOXANTHIN-DEFICIENT 1-like isoform X3 encodes MSAKVSSSLHQSMDVDERSISSGYAKPPWIFKGSALYQIHLVKAATARAFIPKEFRLVEAFGYTLGGFFLASYDDSPAGAFDELVIIAGIVWNPPTSCAWAARVLVNSDEACHHGRKKITAVPKRKRNRAFGFLDTFGLGTTLAHPEDLVEVKVSEVAAAASADICNIQIRSDETKVGNWMGPAIKMALPSFSGNTKYNSNLLKYSCHLHCRVRPVRPAVVSGALEDETEILSECKQTSQGMLENERRLSIAVMLSKPIIALQFKCLTMQVEAPVVIYPSK; translated from the exons ATGTCTGCTAAGGTTTCGTCTAGCTTGCATCAATCCATGGACGTTGATGAAAGGAGCATTTCATCTGGCTATGCCAAGCCTCCTTGGATTTTCAAAGGAAG TGCGTTGTACCAAATTCATCTTGTGAAGGCTGCGACAGCTCGAGCATTCATCCCCAAGGAGTTTCGACTAGTTGAAGCTTTTGG ATACACTCTTGGTGGGTTTTTCCTTGCTAGCTACGATGATAGCCCCGCTGGTGCCTTTGATGAG CTTGTCATAATTGCAGGGATTGTATGGAACCCTCCTACATCATGCGC ATGGGCTGCGAGGGTGCTTGTGAACAGCGATGAGGCTTGTCATCATGGACGCAAG AAGATCACTGCAGTTCCAAAGCGAAAAAGGAACAGAGCTTTTGGTTTCTTGGACACATTTGGGTTGGGAACTACTCTGGCTCATCCTGAGGATTTGGTGGAGGTTAAAGTTAGTGaagttgctgctgctgcttctgcaGATATCTGTAACATCCAAATTAGATCAGACG AGACCAAAGTCGGAAACTGGATGGGACCTGCAATCAAAATGGCTCTCCCGAGTTTTAG TGGCAATACAAAGTACAACTCAAACCTGCTCAAATACTCATGCCACCTCCACTGCAG GGTGAGGCCGGTGAGACCTGCAGTTGTATCAGGAGCTTTGGAAGATGAGACAGAAATTTTGTCAGAATGTAAACAGACATCACAAGGGATGCTTGAAAATGAAAGGCGGTTAAGCATAGCTGTGATGCTATCGAAACCAATTATAGCTCTTCAGTTCAAATGCTTAACAATGCAAGTAGAAGCTCCTGTTGTAATCTACCCTTCAAAGTAA
- the LOC104776861 gene encoding protein NEOXANTHIN-DEFICIENT 1-like isoform X1 yields the protein MSAKVSSSLHQSMDVDERSISSGYAKPPWIFKGSALYQIHLVKAATARAFIPKEFRLVEAFGYTLGGFFLASYDDSPAGAFDELVIIAGIVWNPPTSCAWAARVLVNSDEACHHGRKEVGLPSQVARFSKKITAVPKRKRNRAFGFLDTFGLGTTLAHPEDLVEVKVSEVAAAASADICNIQIRSDETKVGNWMGPAIKMALPSFSGNTKYNSNLLKYSCHLHCRVRPVRPAVVSGALEDETEILSECKQTSQGMLENERRLSIAVMLSKPIIALQFKCLTMQVEAPVVIYPSK from the exons ATGTCTGCTAAGGTTTCGTCTAGCTTGCATCAATCCATGGACGTTGATGAAAGGAGCATTTCATCTGGCTATGCCAAGCCTCCTTGGATTTTCAAAGGAAG TGCGTTGTACCAAATTCATCTTGTGAAGGCTGCGACAGCTCGAGCATTCATCCCCAAGGAGTTTCGACTAGTTGAAGCTTTTGG ATACACTCTTGGTGGGTTTTTCCTTGCTAGCTACGATGATAGCCCCGCTGGTGCCTTTGATGAG CTTGTCATAATTGCAGGGATTGTATGGAACCCTCCTACATCATGCGC ATGGGCTGCGAGGGTGCTTGTGAACAGCGATGAGGCTTGTCATCATGGACGCAAG GAAGTAGGACTCCCAAGCCAAGTTGCAAGATTTTCAAAA AAGATCACTGCAGTTCCAAAGCGAAAAAGGAACAGAGCTTTTGGTTTCTTGGACACATTTGGGTTGGGAACTACTCTGGCTCATCCTGAGGATTTGGTGGAGGTTAAAGTTAGTGaagttgctgctgctgcttctgcaGATATCTGTAACATCCAAATTAGATCAGACG AGACCAAAGTCGGAAACTGGATGGGACCTGCAATCAAAATGGCTCTCCCGAGTTTTAG TGGCAATACAAAGTACAACTCAAACCTGCTCAAATACTCATGCCACCTCCACTGCAG GGTGAGGCCGGTGAGACCTGCAGTTGTATCAGGAGCTTTGGAAGATGAGACAGAAATTTTGTCAGAATGTAAACAGACATCACAAGGGATGCTTGAAAATGAAAGGCGGTTAAGCATAGCTGTGATGCTATCGAAACCAATTATAGCTCTTCAGTTCAAATGCTTAACAATGCAAGTAGAAGCTCCTGTTGTAATCTACCCTTCAAAGTAA
- the LOC104776860 gene encoding serine carboxypeptidase-like 45: MYRAASGKTKTKVIFLLLKPNKPPRRSDIMSPPLQWLTISFALIIFLSSSSVLSHSFDRVTSLPGQPQVGFQQYSGYVTVDDKKQRAMFYYFAEAETDPTSKPLVLWLNGGPGCSSLGVGAFSENGPFRPKGPILVKNLHSWNQEANMLYLETPVGVGFSYSTQSSSYEGVNDKITARDNLVFLQRWFLKFPHYLNRSLFITGESYAGHYVPQLAQLMMQYNKKHHLFNLRGIAIGNPVLEFATDFNSRAEYFWSHGLISDSTYKMFTSYCNYSRYVSEYYRGSMSSICSKVMSQVSTETSRFVDKYDVTLDVCIPSVLSQSKVVSPNQVGESVDVCVEDETVNYLNRRDVQGALHARLVGVREWTVCSNVLDYQLLDVEKPTINIVGSLVRAGVPVLVYSGDQDSVIPLTGSRTLVSRLAKQLGLSTSVPYRVWFAGQQVGGWTQVYGNVLSFATVRGASHEVPFSQPERSLVLFKAFLGGHPLPEEF, translated from the exons ATGTACAGAGCAGCAAGTGGGAAAACAAAGACCAAAgtcatcttccttcttctcaaaccaaacaaaccaccAAGAAGAAGTGACATCATGTCTCCTCCTCTCCAATGGCTAACAATCTCTTTTGCCCTAATTATCTTTCTTAGCTCTTCCAGTGTTCTGTCCCACTCCTTCGATCGGGTCACCAGTTTACCCGGTCAACCCCAAGTCGGTTTCCAGCAATACTCCGGTTATGTCACTGTGGACGACAAGAAACAGAGGGCTATGTTTTACTACTTCGCCGAGGCTGAAACTGATCCAACCTCTAAGCCTCTCGTCCTCTGGCTCAATGGAG GACCAGGATGTTCATCTTTGGGTGTTGGTGCATTCTCAGAGAACGGACCTTTTAGACCCAAAGGACCAATCTTGGTCAAGAATCTACATAGCTGGAACCAAG AGGCTAATATGTTGTATCTGGAGACACCTGTTGGAGTTGGATTCTCTTATTCAACTCAGAGTTCTTCTTATGAGGGTGTCAACGATAAGATCACTG CTAGAGACAACCTTGTGTTCTTGCAAAGATGGTTCCTCAAATTCCCTCATTATCTCAATCGAAGTCTCTTCATCACCGGTGAAAGCTATGCTG GCCATTATGTTCCCCAGTTAGCTCAGCTTATGATGCAGTACAACAAGAAGCACCATTTGTTCAATCTCAGAGGAATTGCT ATTGGCAATCCGGTTCTGGAGTTTGCTACTGACTTCAATTCGCGGGCTGAGTACTTCTGGTCTCATGGCTTGATATCAGATTCCACTTACAAAATGTTCACTTCTTATTGTAACTACTCGCGCTATGTGAGTGAGTACTATAGAGGGTCAATGTCTAGTATATGTTCTAAAGTGATGAGTCAAGTTAGCACTGAGACAAGTCGATTTGTCGACAAATATGATGTTACTCTTGATGTCTGCATTCCCTCTGTCCTATCTCAATCCAAAGTAGTAAGCCCTAAC CAAGTGGGAGAATCTGTGGATGTCTGTGTCGAAGATGAGACCGTGAACTATCTAAACCGAAGAGATGTCCAAGGAGCTCTTCACGCGCGGCTCGTTGGAGTACGTGAATGGACAGTTTGCAGCAA TGTGCTTGATTACCAATTGCTTGATGTGGAAAAACCAACGATTAATATCGTAGGGAGCCTTGTTAGAGCTGGAGTTCCAGTTCTTGTCTACAG TGGAGATCAAGATTCTGTGATCCCTTTGACCGGAAGTAGAACCTTAGTAAGCAGATTGGCCAAACAATTGGGACTGAGTACAAGTGTGCCTTATCGAGTCTGGTTTGCAGGACAACAG GTTGGCGGGTGGACTCAAGTCTATGGGAATGTCTTGTCATTTGCAACGGTGCGAGGAGCCTCACACGAGGTCCCATTCTCACAGCCTGAGAGATCACTTGTGCTGTTCAAGGCGTTCCTGGGCGGTCATCCTCTTCCTGAAGAATTCTGA